From the Mycoplasmatota bacterium genome, one window contains:
- the rsmH gene encoding 16S rRNA (cytosine(1402)-N(4))-methyltransferase RsmH encodes MQTFHHYSVLLKESIEGLNIHPNGIYVDCTLGGGGHSSEILKQLDKGFLYAFDQDIDAIEAANTRLETISNRYEIIKSNFKHIKTELEKRDVKQVDGIIFDLGVSSPQFDHGERGFSYKHDARLDMRMDVSQTLSAYEIVNDYSFQDLFRIINRYGEEKYAKNIAREIEKTRMKKPIETTLELVDVIKRSVPYKSQREKHPAKRTFQALRIETNKELEILPQTLEDAIDILKIGGRICVITFHSLEDKLTKDIFKKYSTQPEIPRGLPILPQDEEETVLKLINRKVIIATPSELEENNRSRSAKLRIACKNKEK; translated from the coding sequence ATGCAGACATTTCATCATTATAGTGTATTACTAAAAGAATCAATAGAAGGATTAAATATCCACCCTAATGGTATATATGTTGATTGTACATTAGGCGGAGGAGGGCATAGTAGTGAAATCCTCAAGCAATTAGATAAAGGTTTTTTATATGCCTTTGATCAAGATATTGATGCCATAGAGGCGGCAAATACTCGTTTAGAAACAATTAGTAACCGATATGAGATTATTAAAAGTAATTTTAAACATATAAAAACTGAATTAGAAAAGCGGGATGTAAAGCAAGTAGATGGAATTATTTTTGATTTAGGTGTTTCGTCTCCACAATTTGACCATGGTGAACGTGGTTTTAGTTATAAACACGATGCTAGACTTGATATGAGAATGGATGTCAGTCAAACATTATCTGCTTATGAAATTGTTAATGACTATTCATTTCAAGATTTATTTCGTATTATTAATCGTTATGGTGAAGAAAAATATGCCAAAAATATAGCCCGAGAAATTGAAAAGACACGAATGAAAAAACCTATTGAAACAACGTTAGAATTAGTTGATGTGATAAAAAGGTCAGTACCATATAAAAGTCAACGTGAAAAACATCCGGCAAAAAGAACCTTTCAAGCTTTACGAATTGAAACGAACAAAGAATTAGAAATACTACCCCAAACTTTAGAAGATGCCATTGATATACTTAAAATTGGTGGACGTATCTGTGTCATTACTTTTCATTCCTTAGAAGATAAACTAACAAAAGATATTTTTAAAAAATATTCAACGCAACCAGAAATTCCAAGAGGGCTACCTATCCTCCCTCAAGATGAAGAAGAAACGGTTCTAAAACTGATTAATCGGAAAGTTATCATAGCAACGCCATCGGAATTAGAAGAAAATAATCGTTCTCGCTCAGCAAAACTTAGAATCGCTTGTAAAAACAAAGAGAAATAG
- a CDS encoding Bax inhibitor-1/YccA family protein encodes MEFKSKNPVLNKIESTVETNNYSYVTGETATFSGIATKTGILLSIIFGISLIIWTNLSTFADYLPGMMIGGMIVGFISVIAAGVSRNASPFFTILYAISEGLVLGTVSAIVNTALPGIVADAVLITFAIFAFLLIAYSTGLFKVGFRFRKIFYTALFGVCIFYFFYFILSFFNIPLLQVQNPGILIALTLGMVILASFSLLIDFDNCKLAVKDGVPKRSEWYLSLGLLVSLVWLYIEVLRLLIIISSYFRD; translated from the coding sequence ATGGAATTTAAATCAAAAAATCCAGTATTAAATAAAATAGAATCTACAGTTGAAACTAATAATTATTCATATGTAACAGGTGAGACAGCGACTTTTTCTGGAATCGCGACAAAAACTGGAATCTTACTTTCAATTATTTTTGGAATCTCACTCATCATTTGGACTAACCTTTCAACATTCGCAGATTATTTACCAGGAATGATGATTGGTGGTATGATTGTTGGATTTATTTCTGTCATAGCTGCTGGTGTTTCAAGAAATGCTTCACCATTCTTTACAATTTTATATGCGATTAGCGAAGGATTAGTTTTAGGAACTGTATCAGCAATTGTTAATACTGCTTTACCAGGAATTGTTGCTGATGCTGTCTTAATCACATTTGCGATTTTCGCTTTCTTATTAATTGCTTATTCAACAGGTCTATTTAAAGTAGGCTTTAGATTTAGAAAAATATTCTATACCGCATTATTTGGTGTTTGTATCTTTTATTTCTTCTACTTTATTTTAAGTTTTTTTAATATACCATTACTACAAGTTCAAAACCCTGGTATTTTAATCGCTTTAACACTGGGAATGGTTATTTTAGCATCGTTTAGTTTATTAATTGATTTTGATAATTGTAAACTAGCTGTTAAAGATGGTGTTCCAAAAAGATCTGAATGGTATTTATCACTTGGATTATTAGTATCATTAGTATGGTTATATATTGAAGTATTACGTTTATTAATTATTATCTCAAGTTATTTTAGAGATTAA
- a CDS encoding GNAT family N-acetyltransferase, translating into MINTRLFTLEDLTEVCRLFNEQKLPYHPWDKDYFTQKFLNNPNYCEDCMFVATEDGNIIGFGFGLYKKKFLKNEDKAKSPGFITMIVVKEDYRRKGIGTRLLNNIEAILFEKGRKRIDCSFFNPIHLNWYIPNKNKHEHPNAPGVIYPSDSYDFFLTHGYKAVAKENAYYLNLSEFNLPSSIEDRIESLKSKGITFEYFDKNKHHFSDLFDKLGNEGWREEITKASNEKNLPVLTPIYQNQAIGFTGPLYVEDNGRGYFAGIGVHPDFRSYGIGKALFFLLCLNLKELGASYMSLFTGEENPARKMYEKADFKIVKSFYVMRKEK; encoded by the coding sequence ATGATTAATACAAGACTATTTACACTAGAAGACCTAACTGAGGTATGTCGACTTTTTAATGAACAAAAACTTCCATATCATCCATGGGATAAGGATTATTTCACACAAAAGTTTTTAAATAATCCAAATTATTGTGAAGATTGTATGTTTGTTGCGACTGAGGATGGAAATATTATTGGATTTGGATTTGGTTTGTACAAGAAAAAGTTTTTAAAAAATGAGGACAAAGCTAAATCACCAGGTTTTATTACGATGATTGTGGTAAAAGAAGATTATCGTAGAAAAGGAATAGGTACTAGGTTATTAAATAATATTGAAGCAATCTTATTTGAAAAAGGTAGAAAAAGAATAGATTGTAGCTTCTTTAATCCAATTCATCTAAATTGGTATATTCCAAATAAAAATAAACATGAACACCCTAATGCTCCAGGCGTTATTTATCCAAGTGATAGCTATGATTTCTTCTTAACACATGGATATAAAGCAGTCGCAAAAGAAAATGCCTACTATTTAAATTTATCAGAATTTAATCTTCCTAGTTCAATAGAAGATAGAATTGAAAGTTTGAAAAGTAAAGGGATTACTTTTGAATATTTTGATAAGAACAAACATCATTTTAGCGATTTATTTGATAAATTAGGCAATGAAGGTTGGAGGGAAGAAATCACAAAAGCAAGTAATGAAAAAAACCTACCAGTCCTTACACCTATTTATCAAAATCAAGCGATTGGTTTTACAGGACCACTTTATGTAGAAGATAATGGTCGTGGTTATTTTGCAGGGATTGGTGTTCATCCTGACTTTAGATCATATGGAATTGGAAAAGCTTTGTTTTTCTTATTGTGTCTTAACTTAAAAGAACTAGGGGCAAGCTATATGAGTCTTTTCACAGGAGAAGAAAATCCAGCAAGAAAAATGTATGAAAAGGCTGATTTTAAAATTGTAAAATCTTTTTACGTAATGAGAAAGGAAAAATAA
- a CDS encoding PIG-L family deacetylase, producing the protein MANKVIMAIGAHIGDMELTVGGVLATHALKGDKIITVALTGGEKGNPPHLTIDAYRKQKEQEAHTFANMLNGEAIIFPYQDGSLPNNDEVKFKVCDLIRQYKPDVILTHWKNSMHKDHINTHYIVKDAQFYAGVPGFVRKDKPHFSPVYYAENWEDVEDYKPYVYVDIELGYELWLKALRTHWFVTNSKSFKYLEYYDHLSFVRGCEARKVRAQTFMIDEHAKKIIRDSF; encoded by the coding sequence ATGGCTAATAAAGTAATTATGGCAATCGGTGCTCATATAGGAGATATGGAATTAACGGTAGGTGGGGTACTAGCTACTCATGCATTAAAAGGAGATAAAATCATCACAGTTGCCTTAACAGGAGGAGAAAAAGGTAATCCTCCTCATCTAACGATAGATGCATACAGAAAACAAAAAGAACAAGAAGCACATACTTTTGCGAATATGTTAAATGGTGAAGCCATTATTTTTCCTTATCAAGATGGTTCTCTACCAAATAATGATGAAGTTAAGTTTAAAGTGTGTGATTTAATTCGTCAATATAAACCTGATGTGATATTAACCCATTGGAAAAACTCAATGCATAAAGATCATATCAATACCCATTATATTGTTAAAGATGCTCAGTTTTATGCTGGAGTCCCTGGGTTTGTTCGGAAAGATAAACCACATTTTAGCCCAGTATACTATGCAGAAAATTGGGAAGATGTAGAAGATTATAAACCTTATGTTTATGTCGATATTGAATTAGGATATGAATTGTGGTTAAAAGCATTACGGACCCATTGGTTTGTGACAAATAGTAAATCATTTAAATACTTAGAGTATTATGACCACTTATCATTTGTTCGTGGTTGTGAAGCTAGAAAAGTACGTGCTCAAACATTTATGATTGATGAACACGCAAAAAAAATTATTAGAGATTCGTTTTAA
- a CDS encoding gamma carbonic anhydrase family protein, with product MLKPEIDKTCYIAEGAIVIGNVLLEKKVSVWFNSVIRADLDIVKIGENTNIQDLVMIHTDKNFPTIIGNNCSIGHHVVLHGCQIGNNVLVGMNATILNGAQIGNNCIIGANSLVTSHTVIPDNHLAFGNPAKVIRALKKEEIAKISENANHYCKLSRNYKL from the coding sequence ATGCTTAAACCTGAAATTGATAAGACTTGTTATATAGCTGAAGGTGCCATTGTAATAGGTAATGTGCTATTAGAAAAGAAAGTATCTGTTTGGTTTAATAGTGTTATTCGGGCTGATTTAGATATTGTTAAAATTGGTGAAAACACAAATATTCAAGATTTAGTTATGATTCATACAGATAAAAACTTTCCAACGATAATAGGTAATAATTGTTCTATTGGTCATCATGTTGTTTTACATGGATGTCAAATTGGAAATAATGTTCTTGTTGGAATGAATGCGACTATTTTAAATGGAGCCCAAATTGGAAATAACTGTATTATTGGTGCCAATAGTTTAGTAACGAGTCATACAGTAATTCCTGATAATCATCTTGCTTTTGGTAATCCAGCGAAAGTTATACGAGCCTTAAAGAAAGAAGAAATCGCAAAAATCAGTGAAAATGCCAATCACTATTGTAAGTTAAGTAGAAATTATAAATTATAA
- a CDS encoding PolC-type DNA polymerase III — protein MLLEQLNLTEEEAFHGCQLKQLEISKKEGTYHFYFSMPHLLEKELCFHFYRQLITRFTQIKGVNKVYFTAQLENTEEVDIYDYFTVVQGLLCIYDTSFKAIDNYEVKCVDKNLYIDIKTKSEQQLLESQFKGPIEKMYASIGLKVNFDVRLNENGHCTIEEINKRKQEQDYLFQQQLNDIKKEHQEETQTQKVVDKPYPYRKKRSTVYNDKVVGYPIKGESESILNIPLTQEDLQVAKVEYIIEGYIFECDSRKTAKGTHMIDFAITDYNDSITVKAFVKNEEHIEFYDSVFKKGNYVKLKGNPKYDEYRKEVILFSNSGEVLDNKFQETQLVDPGYNNERRVELHVHTNMSNMDSVTSISQYVERALHYQHEAIAITDHNGVYALPELYSATKNKNIKPIYGVEVNLVEDMARIAWNEKQVSLQDATYVVFDIETTGFSVNFDDIIEVSAVKIKNGQEIDKFSEFCNPHRKLSSITIELTNITDADLVIAREIPDVLQDFKTFCEDAILVAHNANFDMSHIENAYDKYGLGSCPNPVIDTLEYARNRFGDQLKRFNLKALSKFFRVDLTQHHRAIYDAKATAEIFIHLLRDMDKQGIKMHNEINSIVGHYEAYKYQIPIHVTLLAKNDEGLKNMFKIISDAHTVHFYREPRVTRSFLNEHRDNLFIGSSCSNGEVFKIAFEKSYEELKKVAQYYDYLEIQPPEVYSYLEDKSGNEKTMNYIIETLKTIIRCGNELKIPVVASGDVHHLTREDKLYREIYIDTPQTGGGLHPLKDPAIKDTPSMHFRTTEEMMNDFNFLPTDLAKEIIIDNPRKIASQIEEIQVIKDKLFTPNDDFLKDKGILSIDEELKKQCFDKAKDLYGENLPQYVKIRLEKELNSIIKHGFGVIYYISHMLVKKSLDDGYVVGSRGSVGSSFVATLLDITEVNPLSPHYRCPKCQFSSFKMNEEEKKIYPIRENETELQQILDKVDSGFDLPDAICPNCQTPLKKDGHDIPFETFLGFEGDKVPDIDLNFSGEYQPIAHQYCQEVFGMDYAFRAGTIGTVAEKTAFGFVRGYFEKRNQLKREPEIRRIAQFCQGVKRTTGQHPGGIIVVPNYMDIYDITPIQYPADNTENAFRTTHFDFHSIHDNLLKLDILGHDDPTMLRYLEDLTGIAPQNIPIDDKKVYQLFCSTESLGVKPERILSNTGSYGVPEFGTFFVRKMLEETRPKTFAELVKISGLSHGTDVWANNAQDLVNHKYSEFGHIDFKSLIGCRDDIMVYLMYYGLEPKQAFDIMEFVRKGKASKNKEKWEKYSQIMREKKVPEWFVWSCGQIKYMFPKAHATAYVLMAIRIAWFKVNMPIYYYAAYFSKRADTFDVNVLVRGNDAIRHKIKEINDKGYDATDKEKSLITILEIGLEMTERGFYFKQVDLEKSEASEFVITEDKLGLIIPFQAVDSLGGNVAKSIVEARKEKPFMSKEDLSNRTSLSKTLIERLTDLGCLDGLNDSNQISLFEL, from the coding sequence ATTTTGTTAGAACAACTAAATCTTACTGAAGAAGAAGCATTTCATGGGTGTCAATTAAAACAATTAGAAATTTCTAAAAAAGAGGGTACTTATCACTTTTATTTTTCTATGCCCCATTTATTAGAAAAAGAACTTTGTTTTCACTTTTATCGTCAACTAATAACAAGATTCACACAAATAAAAGGGGTAAATAAAGTTTATTTCACAGCTCAATTAGAAAATACCGAAGAGGTTGATATTTATGATTATTTTACGGTTGTTCAAGGGTTATTATGCATTTATGATACCTCTTTTAAAGCAATTGATAATTATGAAGTGAAATGTGTTGATAAAAATTTATATATAGATATTAAAACCAAATCAGAACAACAATTACTTGAATCTCAATTTAAAGGTCCGATTGAGAAAATGTATGCTTCCATTGGATTAAAGGTAAACTTTGATGTTCGATTAAATGAAAATGGACATTGTACAATTGAAGAAATAAATAAAAGAAAACAGGAACAGGATTATTTGTTTCAACAACAATTAAATGATATTAAAAAAGAACATCAAGAAGAAACTCAAACCCAAAAAGTTGTTGATAAACCGTATCCTTATCGTAAAAAAAGAAGTACGGTTTATAATGATAAAGTGGTGGGTTACCCAATTAAGGGGGAAAGTGAATCAATTCTTAATATTCCTTTAACACAAGAAGATTTACAAGTGGCTAAAGTAGAATATATTATTGAAGGATATATATTTGAATGTGATTCTAGAAAAACCGCTAAAGGGACTCATATGATTGATTTTGCGATTACAGATTATAATGATTCGATCACAGTTAAAGCTTTTGTGAAAAATGAGGAACATATTGAATTTTATGATTCAGTATTTAAAAAAGGGAATTATGTAAAATTAAAAGGAAATCCAAAATATGATGAATATCGTAAAGAAGTCATTTTATTTAGTAATTCAGGAGAAGTACTTGATAATAAATTCCAAGAAACACAACTTGTAGACCCAGGTTATAATAATGAACGACGTGTTGAATTACACGTTCATACGAATATGTCCAATATGGATAGTGTGACCTCCATTAGTCAATATGTTGAAAGAGCATTACACTATCAACATGAAGCAATCGCCATAACTGACCATAATGGTGTTTATGCTTTACCTGAGTTATATTCAGCAACTAAAAATAAAAATATTAAACCGATTTATGGGGTTGAAGTAAATTTAGTCGAAGATATGGCTAGAATTGCTTGGAATGAAAAACAAGTTTCATTACAAGATGCAACCTATGTTGTCTTTGATATTGAGACAACTGGTTTTTCAGTTAATTTTGATGATATTATAGAAGTATCCGCGGTTAAAATTAAAAACGGACAAGAAATTGATAAATTTAGTGAATTTTGTAATCCACACCGAAAATTAAGTTCAATCACCATTGAGTTAACCAATATTACCGATGCAGATCTTGTTATCGCTAGAGAAATTCCTGATGTTTTACAAGATTTTAAAACATTTTGTGAAGATGCGATTTTAGTAGCACATAATGCCAATTTCGATATGTCCCATATTGAGAATGCTTATGATAAATATGGTTTAGGAAGTTGTCCTAATCCTGTCATTGATACATTAGAATATGCACGGAATCGTTTTGGTGATCAACTCAAACGCTTTAATTTAAAGGCACTTAGTAAATTCTTTAGGGTTGATTTAACACAACATCATAGAGCTATTTATGATGCTAAAGCAACCGCAGAAATATTTATCCATTTATTACGTGATATGGATAAGCAAGGAATTAAAATGCATAATGAAATTAATTCTATAGTAGGACATTATGAGGCTTATAAGTATCAAATTCCTATACATGTAACACTCCTTGCGAAAAACGATGAGGGATTAAAAAACATGTTTAAAATTATTTCAGATGCACATACGGTTCATTTCTATAGGGAACCACGTGTCACTCGTTCTTTTTTGAATGAACATAGAGATAATCTTTTTATTGGTAGTTCTTGTAGTAATGGTGAGGTTTTTAAGATAGCATTTGAAAAAAGTTATGAAGAATTAAAGAAAGTAGCGCAATATTATGATTATCTAGAAATACAACCACCTGAAGTTTATTCGTATCTAGAAGATAAAAGTGGAAATGAAAAAACGATGAATTACATTATAGAAACACTTAAAACTATCATTCGTTGTGGTAATGAACTAAAAATTCCAGTTGTCGCATCAGGTGATGTGCATCATTTAACAAGAGAGGATAAATTATATCGAGAAATATATATCGATACTCCACAAACTGGGGGAGGATTACACCCCTTAAAAGATCCAGCTATAAAAGATACACCATCGATGCATTTTCGAACAACAGAAGAAATGATGAACGATTTCAATTTTTTACCTACCGACTTAGCGAAAGAAATAATTATTGATAATCCTCGAAAAATTGCCAGTCAAATAGAAGAGATTCAGGTTATTAAAGATAAATTGTTTACCCCAAATGATGATTTCTTAAAAGATAAAGGTATTTTAAGTATTGATGAAGAATTAAAAAAACAGTGCTTTGATAAAGCCAAGGATTTATATGGAGAAAACTTACCACAATATGTCAAGATACGTTTGGAGAAAGAATTAAATAGTATCATTAAACATGGGTTTGGGGTTATTTATTATATTTCTCATATGTTGGTTAAAAAATCATTAGATGATGGATATGTAGTTGGTTCTCGGGGTTCTGTTGGATCAAGTTTTGTTGCTACCTTACTTGATATCACTGAAGTTAATCCTTTATCACCACATTATCGATGTCCTAAATGCCAATTTAGTAGTTTTAAAATGAATGAAGAAGAAAAAAAGATATATCCAATTCGTGAAAATGAAACAGAATTACAACAGATACTTGATAAAGTTGATTCAGGATTTGATTTACCTGATGCCATATGTCCAAATTGTCAGACACCACTAAAAAAAGATGGACATGATATTCCGTTTGAAACGTTCTTAGGGTTTGAAGGGGATAAAGTACCAGATATTGATTTGAACTTTTCTGGTGAATATCAGCCAATTGCTCATCAATACTGTCAAGAGGTGTTTGGTATGGATTATGCCTTTAGAGCAGGAACCATCGGTACAGTCGCAGAAAAAACAGCTTTTGGTTTTGTTCGTGGTTATTTTGAAAAACGAAACCAATTAAAACGTGAACCTGAAATAAGACGAATTGCACAATTTTGTCAAGGAGTTAAAAGAACAACCGGTCAACATCCTGGTGGGATTATTGTTGTTCCTAATTATATGGATATTTATGATATCACACCAATTCAATATCCTGCTGATAATACCGAAAATGCATTTAGAACCACGCATTTTGATTTCCATTCAATTCATGACAATTTGTTGAAATTAGATATTTTAGGTCATGATGACCCAACGATGTTACGTTATTTAGAAGATTTAACAGGGATTGCACCACAAAATATTCCAATAGATGATAAGAAAGTGTATCAGTTATTCTGTTCAACAGAATCACTTGGTGTAAAACCAGAAAGAATATTATCTAACACAGGTAGTTATGGTGTTCCTGAGTTTGGAACCTTCTTTGTCAGAAAAATGTTAGAAGAAACAAGACCAAAGACATTTGCGGAACTGGTTAAAATATCAGGATTATCTCATGGGACTGATGTTTGGGCGAATAATGCGCAAGACTTAGTCAATCATAAATACTCTGAATTTGGACATATTGACTTCAAATCTTTAATTGGTTGTCGTGATGACATCATGGTTTATTTAATGTACTATGGGTTAGAACCAAAACAAGCATTTGATATTATGGAATTTGTCCGAAAAGGAAAAGCAAGTAAAAATAAAGAAAAATGGGAAAAATACAGTCAAATTATGCGTGAGAAAAAGGTCCCAGAATGGTTTGTTTGGTCATGTGGGCAAATCAAATACATGTTCCCTAAAGCACATGCAACTGCGTATGTTTTAATGGCAATTCGTATCGCTTGGTTTAAGGTTAATATGCCTATCTATTATTATGCAGCGTATTTTTCAAAACGTGCAGATACATTTGATGTGAATGTTTTAGTAAGGGGCAATGATGCGATTAGACATAAAATTAAAGAAATTAATGATAAAGGATATGATGCAACTGATAAAGAAAAATCATTGATCACCATATTAGAAATAGGTTTAGAGATGACAGAACGTGGATTTTACTTTAAACAAGTTGACTTAGAAAAATCAGAAGCTTCTGAATTTGTGATTACTGAAGACAAATTAGGACTCATTATCCCATTTCAAGCAGTAGATAGTTTAGGAGGAAATGTTGCTAAATCGATTGTTGAAGCTAGAAAAGAGAAGCCATTTATGTCTAAAGAGGACTTATCAAATCGAACTAGTTTATCTAAAACTTTAATTGAACGATTGACTGATTTAGGTTGTTTAGATGGGTTAAATGATTCTAATCAAATTAGTTTGTTTGAATTATAA
- a CDS encoding polysaccharide biosynthesis protein codes for MGQKSMLKQAFILTAGNIISRFLGLIYVFPFAWLVGQEGQALFSYAYVPYVIFIDLATLGVPLGVSKFISIYNAQNDYLTSYKIFKKSTILMLIIGVFMFLMMFLLSKPIAYQVLGGKTELINNIHDVTLVIRVISTALIVVPSIALLRGFFQGFKLARPTAMSQIIEQLTRVVFIILSAFIIVKLLNQKYTLAIYFAVSSATIAALSAYVVLRVQLHKFFSTLNPLLKTSVVSHQKSTYQLFKELFKYALPIAIFGIVSSLYLFIDTLTFNKAYLLKGVNNSEIIYGTYAFEINKLIMIPVSLGMGLGVSMLIYISESYTKKHYQMVNKQINKVLQTCTYIIVPIIIIMMIFPKAVYSLFYQASNPYGSRILLSFAPVAILLCFNHITNATMQGINKQRYLIISMIIGVCIKYLYNESLIQALGYNGAILSTTIGLLTTILINIFVMKYSIKFHHLYITRRLVSIFGLNIILGSLFYLMNFIVFQFDLNFDSRLNCFTFLLINSVVYTIIYLLISYITGLLDVITGREFKLKKILIGLRNKYVTNIL; via the coding sequence ATGGGTCAAAAATCAATGTTAAAACAAGCATTTATTCTAACTGCTGGTAATATTATTTCCCGCTTTTTGGGTCTTATTTATGTATTTCCTTTTGCTTGGTTAGTCGGGCAAGAGGGACAAGCCTTATTTTCCTATGCTTATGTTCCTTATGTTATTTTTATCGATTTGGCTACCTTAGGTGTACCACTAGGGGTTTCTAAGTTTATTTCGATTTATAATGCACAAAATGATTACTTAACAAGTTATAAAATATTCAAAAAATCAACCATCCTAATGCTTATCATCGGTGTTTTTATGTTTTTAATGATGTTTCTCCTTTCTAAACCAATTGCTTATCAAGTGTTAGGTGGAAAAACGGAATTAATCAATAATATTCATGATGTCACATTAGTCATTCGAGTTATATCCACTGCATTAATTGTTGTGCCATCTATTGCTTTGTTAAGAGGTTTTTTCCAAGGATTTAAATTAGCCAGACCAACTGCGATGAGTCAAATTATCGAACAACTTACTCGTGTTGTGTTTATTATCCTATCCGCTTTTATTATTGTGAAATTATTAAATCAAAAGTATACATTAGCGATTTATTTTGCGGTTAGTAGTGCGACAATTGCCGCTTTATCTGCTTATGTTGTATTAAGGGTGCAACTCCATAAATTTTTTAGTACATTGAATCCTCTACTTAAAACAAGTGTTGTTAGTCATCAAAAAAGTACCTATCAATTGTTCAAGGAATTATTTAAATATGCTCTACCAATCGCAATCTTTGGAATTGTCTCAAGTCTTTATCTTTTCATCGATACCTTAACTTTTAATAAGGCGTATTTATTAAAAGGAGTTAACAATTCAGAGATTATTTATGGAACGTATGCATTTGAAATAAACAAGTTAATCATGATTCCTGTGAGTCTAGGAATGGGGCTCGGGGTTTCTATGTTAATTTATATTTCTGAATCTTACACCAAAAAGCATTATCAAATGGTTAATAAACAGATTAACAAAGTTCTTCAAACTTGTACCTACATTATTGTTCCAATTATTATTATCATGATGATTTTTCCTAAAGCAGTATATAGTTTGTTTTATCAAGCAAGTAATCCATATGGATCTAGAATATTGTTGTCATTTGCGCCAGTTGCGATCCTATTATGCTTTAATCATATCACAAACGCTACGATGCAAGGGATTAATAAACAACGTTATTTAATTATATCAATGATAATCGGTGTGTGTATAAAATATCTTTATAATGAATCATTAATTCAAGCATTAGGTTATAATGGTGCTATCCTATCAACAACCATTGGTTTATTAACTACAATTTTAATCAATATATTTGTAATGAAATATTCTATAAAGTTTCATCACTTATATATTACTAGAAGGCTAGTGAGTATCTTTGGACTGAATATAATATTAGGTAGTTTATTTTATCTTATGAATTTTATAGTTTTTCAGTTTGATTTAAATTTTGATAGTCGTCTCAATTGTTTTACTTTTCTACTAATTAATTCAGTTGTTTATACAATAATATATTTATTAATAAGTTATATAACAGGATTACTTGATGTAATCACTGGGCGTGAATTTAAACTAAAAAAGATACTTATAGGATTACGCAACAAATATGTAACGAATATCTTATAA